Genomic DNA from Peribacillus simplex:
AATATGGAGCAGTTCACACCGGAAGAAGCTTTGAAATACGGTACACTTTGGAAATTCTTTTATGATTTTTATGATAATCCATATCGGGAAAGGGAGACGTAAATGAATAAGAAACTGGATGATGAATATTATCAGTTGCTTGAACAAATACAGGCTGCCGATTTCGTACTTGTCGAGTTGACCCTTTATTTGGATACACATCCTAACGACCAGCAGGCTTTACAGCAATTTAATCAATTTCATGAATATTCCAAACAACTGAAATCGG
This window encodes:
- a CDS encoding spore coat protein CotJB gives rise to the protein MNKKLDDEYYQLLEQIQAADFVLVELTLYLDTHPNDQQALQQFNQFHEYSKQLKSVFEPKYGPLLGFGNSPGGENKWEWGQGPWPWQV